In Lactiplantibacillus brownii, a single window of DNA contains:
- a CDS encoding putative holin-like toxin: protein MLAFGTFIVALIALIVELIKSQQKK from the coding sequence ATGCTGGCTTTCGGTACGTTTATCGTAGCCTTAATTGCATTAATTGTTGAGCTGATCAAAAGTCAGCAAAAAAAATAA